One Dioscorea cayenensis subsp. rotundata cultivar TDr96_F1 chromosome 19, TDr96_F1_v2_PseudoChromosome.rev07_lg8_w22 25.fasta, whole genome shotgun sequence genomic window, TTGGAACTCCATGTAACTTGAATATATTAGCTATGAATGCCGTAGCCACTGTTGTACTGGAAAAATCATTCTTGAGTGGAATAAAATGCCCAAACTTGGATAACCTGTCAACAATCACCAATATAACTGTGAAGCCCCTTGAAGCAGGAAGTCCCATTATAAAATCCATAGCAATTTCCTCCCATATTTTCTGTGGAATTGGAAGAGGTTGCAACAACCCTCCTGGATGCGTATGATCACTCTTTGCTTGCTGACAAATCATgcattttttaacaaatgcagCCACATCCCGACGCAACCCTTGCCAAAAAAATTGAGCAGACAATCTTGCATAAGTTCTGAGGGAGCCTGCATGACCACCCACCTTAGTTGCATGATACTCTTGCAATAATTGTTCTCTAATCTCAGAATTATTGGGAACCACAATTCTGTCATTATAGCATAATAACTGCTGCCGCATTGAATATTTAACATCACAATTTGTGCCTTGTTGTATTGTAGTCACAATTTGGATACAAAAAGCATCTTGCTGTTGTAGTTGGTGAAGCTGAGATGTCACAAAACAGCTTCTAGTGGACAATGCCATCAAACAACATCTAGATAAAGCATCTGCTGGTATGTTTTCTCGGCCTGGTTTATATTCAATGGAAAAATCATATCCCAATAGCTTTGGAAGCCATCTTTGCTGTTCAGGAGTTTGAATAGTCTGCTGACATAGGTGTTTTAAGGCCGCTTGATCTGTCCTGATGATGAATCTGTGACCCACCAAATAGTGCCTGAATTTTCCTACAGCCTCAGTGACCGCAAAGAGTTCCCTCACATATGCGGATTGTTTCTGCATTGCTGTAGTTAACTTCTTATAGAAAAAAGCAATGGGATGTTGTTCTTGGCTCAAAACTGCCCCAATGCCAATGCCGGAGGCATCAGTCTCTAACATAAACATCTTAGAAAAATCTGGTAGCTTTAATACAGGAGCTGCGGTAATTTTTTGTTTCAGCTGTTGAAATGCTTCGTGGGCTAAGGGAGACCATTGAAATGCATCTTTTTTTAGAAGGTCAGTGAGCGGATGTGCAATACTGGCATAGTTCGATATAAATCTTCTGTAGTACCCACTCAAATCCAAAAACCCTCTCAACTGCTTGATATTGCTGGGTGGTGGCCACTGAAGAATTGCCTCAACTTTAGTTTGCTCCATTTGGACTCCTTCTGCAGAAACCGTATGTCCCAGATATTCTATTTGCCGTAACCCAAACTCACACTTGGAGTACTTTGCAAATAATTGGTGTTTACAGAGGGTAATCAACACAATCTCTAGATGTTCCAAGTGACTGTCCCAATCCATACTATAgaccaaaatatcatcaaagaatATTAACACAAACTTGCGCATGGCAAATTGGAAAATTCCATTCATCAAGGACTGAAATGTGGCCGGGGCATTAGTTAACccaaatggcatgacaagcCATTGGAAATGCCCATGATGTGTTCGGAAGGCTGTCTTGTATTTGTCTTCACGATGTATCAAAACCTGATGGTATTCTGACCTCAAATCAAGCCGTGAAAAAATTTTGGCGCCATGTAGCTCGTCTAGAAATTCATCAACAGCTGGTATGGGATAGGAATCCTTCACTGTAATTGCATTTAAGGCCCGGTAGTCAGTGCAAAATCTCCATgtcccatctttttttttaactaagatGACCGGTGAAGAGAAGGGACTGTTGCTCAGCTCGATTAGGCCCTCTTTCAACATCTGATCCACCATTACTTCAATTTATGATTTCTGGCTATGCGGATACCTGTAGGGCCTGACCTTTACTGGATTAGTATTATGCTGGAGAGGTATTTTGTGGTCACACAATCGGGTTGGTGGTAGACCTCTTGGAATGTCAAATACTCGTTGATACATGAATAAAATCTGTTGTAAAGAATCAGGCATTTCCTCAGGAAGCTTCAATATTGTCTCTGTGTGATCTGCTTTCATGTCTGCTGCCTTGGGAAGACTCATAATCTCTTGTGAACTGAATTCCGATGGTTCAACGGTCATCTGATAGCATTCCACTATAGACTTTACAGAATGCAGTCTGTGTAGTTGATGCCTTGTAGTCTGCTGAGGAGCATATTCTTTTTCCCCCTTGAATGTCACCAATTTACCATcacaataaaattgcaatgaTAATGAGCTGTAATCCATGATGTGGGCGCCCAGTGTATCCAACCAGGAGGCTCCCATGATAACCTCTGTGCCCGCGATTGGAAGCAAATATGCAGGAATTTTTAAATTGCAGCCCTGGATTTTAATCTGTAGTGGATCCACCTTCCCCTCAACCTGTAAGGAATTACCATCCCCAACGAACACCTTAAATGGAGCTGTGGACTGTATTTCAAGTTGTAAGAATTTTGCAATTCTAGGTTGTATAAAATTGTCATCACTGCCTCCATCCAGCAATATTTTAACAGGTTGTCCTTTAATAGACCCTGTGAACCTCATTGTCCCTGATGCAACAACACTGTTCATGGCATTGAGGGAAGATTTTGGGCTAACTTCCTCAATTGATGTACTGTTCTCCATATCCATAACAAATTCAGCAACCTCCTGATCTTGAGTATCTGGCGGTTCATCAGCCCATTGCAATAGTAACAACCTTTTATTCTTACATCGATGAGTTGGAGAATATTTCTCatcacaattaaaacataagCCCTTGGTTTTCCGCAGCTGCATCTCATTGAAGTTAATTCTCTTAAAAGGTTGAGAATTACTATTGCCATTAACTCCTGGTTGTTGTGAAGTACTGTTAGGAGCTGGTAATAATTTTGGTAGATTCGTCACCATTTTTTCTGCAATAGCACTGGGACTGATATCAGGATTAAAATGAGGCTTCTTGACATGCACTGTGGACATTATAGGATACTTTCCCTCATATAGCTTTGCCAAACTTGCTGCTTTAGAAAGGGTCTGAGGTTCCAATGGAGTGACATCTCTTTGGATTTCTTTCTTTAGGCCACTGAGAAAACAAGATATCATCACTCGAGAAGATATACCTTCCACTCTATTAGCCAATGCAAGAAAATTGGCATAATAGCTAGCAACGGAGTCTTCCTGTGTCAAACTGAACAAAGCAAATTCAGGACTCTCAAATATAGATGGCCCATAAGCCTCCTCCAGGGCTTCTACAAGTGCTGTCCAAGTTTTCACCTTCCTTTCCTTCTCGACCATTTGGTACCAAGGAACCACTGGTCCAGCAAAATGTAGGGAGGCAAGTTCCAACCTCTCATCATCAGCAATGcgataatatttgaaaaactgCTCGGCTTTATATACCCAATAGAGGACGTCTTCGCCATCAAATCGAGGAAAGTCCAGTTTCACTAATCTGTTGGTAAAGCTTTTAGCTTCAGGAATGGCCACTGCGTTGCTTGAGTCACCTTTCAAGGATTGTGAAGGTTGTGATGTTGCAATCGAGCTGACAGTAGTGGAAACCAACTGAGCTTCAATGAATTTAGAAATGCTTTGGAGTGACATTTTAAGCATCTTAACTCTTTCATCCCTATGCTCCATGGCAGCCATTAACCTCTCCTCCCGTTGCTCCATAGCAACTTGCATACTGTCAATTTTAGCTATGAGATCCTTAAATCTAGTAGCTTCAGCCATAATAGAAactcaacgaaagcaccaaaatgTAATGAATTCTCAACAACAAGTCACCAGGATAGTGCTAGATTTAAATCAGGGACCAATTTCCACTATCAAAGCAACTAAGCAATGATATATTGATGAGCATTCAAGCAACGATCAACAAAACATCGCACAAACTTCAAATAACAACCCAACGAGCAAAGTAACGTCACAGAACAATAGATCGGcagaaaataactaaaaaaacagtaaagaaaCGGGAATCACTTCCCTCCTAGCTTGTCACCAGAGAGATCGCCGGAGTATCAAGCCAGGCCCATgtcctcttcttttttcttaactaCCCCCCTTTTCTCTATTCTTCACCCATTTGTAGCTGCTGAACTTCAGTGTCACAATCTTCTCCAATTCTTCCAATCATCTTCCTTCCTTTTAACAGCTGTCAGGTGTAGACAAAGTCTGCGAGTCTTACATTGCTCCTCCTCTCTCTTTTACTCCTTTTCCCAGCTGTAGGAGATTTTGCCACATCACCCTCCACTTCATTACTCTTTGACCCAATTGTTTCCACCCTTGCATTCTTCCAAATGACAGACTCTCCTGCCAGTGATTCCCCATTCATTACATTGCAAGCTCCATATTTGGTGAAAGCATATTGTCATCCCTTTCATAGTAAGACACAAGATCTCTATCTCCGTAAAACTCACCAAAGTCAATAAACGATTGGAAATAATCATCTGCCAAGGCTCTCACCGCTTTGCGAAAAAACCCCGCCGCTTTCGCCACCCCACCTTTGATCAAtgcttttgcttttgctttCGGATATGCAGCCAGAACCAAGTTACCGAAAAAACTCTGGTTGCACTGAAGGCTGTAAGCGACGGCTGCCATTCATTGACACTCTTACCATCGAACTCTCCTCATCATCTAAGTCGTGCTATGGTCAGCTTCCTCCATAAATACCCTGATAGTGTTTCAAATGTGGTGTGTTTGTCAGTGCTCAATTTATTGGTATGAGCTTTGAGCTTCATGATGAACTCTGGAGAGAAGTGCAACAACATGTTGGTGATCTCACTAAGATCAGCGTTAACGGGAGTGAATATAAACTCATTAGGTTGAGGAAAGAGAGGTATGAAATGAGTCTCCCAATGATCAAACTGCACCAGAGGAGGTTCCCGAGGCTTGAACCACGACTGATTATAGACTGGAAGTGAATCAATGGGGATACCATATACCATCTTCCCCCACGCTACAAAGAAAGAGCCCATCGACTGGCCGTCAGCAACACGGTGATGGGAGGTGACGCCTATGACCAGCCCGCCGCACTGGAACCGGTTGAGCTGAAGTTGGAGCAAGTACTTTTCCTCTTTGATTCCAGGATGAAGCAGTCTGAAGCCCGTTGAGGGAGTGAGAGGCATGTGATCTTCTAGTTTGGATGAGACAGTAGCTTCAACGATTAGCGCACCTCCATTAGGGCCTCCGATAGTGAGACTAGGACGGCCAAAGGAGTCTGTGGAGAGGTTGGCGGTGAGAGTTGGGAAGTGGATGAGGGTCTTGGAGAGGGCGGAGATGATATCAGCGTTGGTGGAGATGGAAGGAGTAAAGGCTAAGAATGATGAACTAACGACCAAAGGTGCAAGAGAGTAGCAAAGGAAATGGAGCTTGTAGTATTGATAGATATTGGATGTTTTGTTCATACCAGCTTACAAGACTCAAGTACCAATATAAAGACTTTCAAATTAAACAGACAAGACTGACACAACACTAAAGGTAAAGACAACATGTGACTTCACACCAAAACAAAATACTTTTGATCATATCTCATCCCATCAAATCACACATGCAGAGTGTGGAATTCTTCATGCTGCGTATAGGATCAAGCCTCCATTCAGTCTTCTCAACACCGGCTTATTTCACACCTAGATTTAATCTACTCTGTGAGTGAACTCCAACAAAGAGGACGGGGATGTGGACGTTGGTTGCGAAACGGTCGAAGATGCTGAGAGAGAGCACAGAAGGCTCAGAGCTAGATTGAGTTTGTAAGGATGGTGGAGCATGTTATTTTCACTTCCATTTGTGGGACTTGAGTATTATGCATGGTTATTGgtgcttgtttttgtttgtgtgaatgGAGCATATTGTGACAGAGATGAGTACTTAATGATGGTGAACTggttagttttatatatatatatatatatatatatataaacccatagGAATGATTTATCTGGAGTGTTAACAATTATGGAATTAAAAAAGGTAGCATTCCAATCATTGCTGCATTGTTGCTTCTTTACATTCTTTCTTTACAATTTTAGGCATACctcttccaataaaaatatctcacaacatataacttcaaataagattaaaCTTTAAGAGTATATAATTAACTCTAAATTGAACAATTTTCTTATTAAACATGAGTCCTGATTCAATATCTAAGATGCTCAAATTCTCTGATTAAACTTCATGCTTCCTGCCGAAATGCCATTGAGCACCactatagaaatctgatcatatctcacaaattacatggccaaaaattctgaaatttggcagAGTCAAAGATTAAACCGTTCtctataactttcttatataaaccTAATTCTAAAACAGAACTTACaatcatgaaaataataaaaactgttcaagggctgACAGAAATCCTGTCCTTGTCACCTGCgtctaaaatttataatttgcaggatactactaaaaaaattctgaaattttgcaggtatttaTCCAACGTCTAACTCTACAAGTTTATAATtcaactctcctccaaattaatCCTCTAAGGCATCTAAAATTGAAGAGGGGTTTCTGCTATGCTAACAGGAATTTCTGAATCTTATCctcaatttaaatcaaatcaacatcctcaccaaaccctaaccctaactcaAATCATGTCACAACAATCATAAGAAAAgggcataaataaaaaataaatcagaaccttACCTAAAAAATAACAGTGAAATGAAATCCATGACGACGAGACCCTTCTCTCATCATCACcgccgacaccacccgcaaatagggagaggaagagataaggcaagtctctctctctatgttgttttttaaCGGTGATCTAAACCGAAGAAGGTGAAgagtcggctagggtttcaaaattaaaaaaaaaaatgaggtgaagagacggctagggttttgaaactaaaaaagcaaaatcattggctaggattaaaagtaaaaccaacggcaagaattaaaagtaaaagcaatggctaggatttgattaaggggtggggctcacaattatttaattggatttgttagtttaacaaaaaattaaaattatttaaaagtcaAAAGTAAGAAATTttactgttatatatatatatatatatattgacaaaatgTTCAagttagataaaaaaaaacttgatgattTGTGCTCTTATTTTACTTTAGTTGAGATTTGAATCTAATTTTAATAGATCAAAATATCATTGATTTGTACCCCTCACTTCTGGTAAGAGACTCTTATTTctatattgttctttttttttttttaataaatttgtgatttatccacatttacctttaaaaaaaaaaatcattatagcTTGAATTAACCAAATGCAAATCCATATTATTCGCAAACATTTATTTCATCACTTAAACTACCCACATTCCTATTTATAGACAAATCCTAAGACCGGTAGAGTAGAGGAcatgttatttaatattatttatcctTTAAGAAGATAATCAAGATATATTGGTTTGTTATGAACTTTCAATGATTGCTTGAGTAATCAATgctacaaaaaaatcaatagaaataCTCAAAGAACCCACTTCCAAAtccagacatatatatatatatatataccgaaGTAGAAAGCATATATAAAACATGCATGTCATGATGTGACTTCCAGTTGTCAAAAGCTTGAACTTTTTTCTCTTCTACGAATTTAAAAGGAGAAAAACATAACAATGGTCCATCTAGggaagaaaataacaaagaaaacaatatatCAGTGCTTATACATGCACAGAACACTttcgtaatttttttaattgtttttttaagtgactcgtgaaaaaaattctcaagtaCAATCAGTTAtaatagtttaatatttttaaaaaatttatcaataaaataatatacaaaataaaaaaaatctattatataCATCATGGTAGTGCAATCGCACTATTTAATtcgcatgatttgacaccaaggcaagatAACGTGACAACCatggtgacaaagcataattgatgacatggaaagcatggtgacatggcaaagaaACTTGGATTTCAAGGCAAAACATCTTGAacatcttggtggagttatctTTAGTATGCCTATAACTTGGAGGAAAAATATCTTGaatatcttggtggagttattcttGGTAAcatgttacaacttgaagacaagatcatatcaagactatatttaggtgatttgattgaagattaaatatggatggagctaaattgaaaaaatatttattgaagatatgatttgaagaattcttcatgaagattgattgaagtctattaagggcaagatttaaggaccaaacttgggtgaattgaaaatcaagtttggagaatctttgaagaccaaacttggaaggttgaagactaagtttggcaagttccatgaagacgcacaaggacgtgcgccccttgcgaagggactgcgtgatgaggaactgaggagatAGGCTAGTTACCGGCAGTCGGGattgggagatttggctgcatcgactcggaatGAGCATGACAGGGAGGTTGATGCGTCTTGAGGTCGTcagcaacgtaaccagaactcagtcaagtcagtagttagggtcatgttgcaacttatgttacaacaggagttgcaacagctaatttcggaaggttttaaattactagccgcggagattctaaattATTGCAACAGGAGTTGCTATATTTGatacgttgaggcgtctatacaagctaccttgctctgagattggacGTGCGACCGGAGCTAGAGAGAGtgggtgcacaagacaatctagagagggtagtgatctttgtttgtgagtgttgagtgacaagtgtttgtactcatttattttcacctcttttagtggattgtttatctacGTACTTGGCCCCCCaaacgtaggcgagtggacgctaAACTAgattaccaacgttgtgtgtctttttctttgatggtttgtgtaagatttctatgagtgcttgaatATTCCCTAAAacccaaaaacccaaaaaccacaccggcggaactaacacATCCAACATTATATACTAAAAGTCATaactgataataataataaatcacttGCATCATATAATTTCAAACCTAGAAAATAGGGGTGCCAATAATCTGTTCGGACCCGCCGGCCCGATTTTGTCCTGCCtggaataaaaagggtttggacataaggtttgcaaatgcgggccgggtccggacatggcttggttgtccggatttaaatccgggccgggtccggacatagaaattcggacaaccgagaccttttaacccctaaaattttaaaagcccacaaccttaggcccatttgttttaagtccattcttctaaaaatttaaacatatattgtttttttctattaagacttagatttttctataatttgagttgagttttggattattgatgttttttttttgcatttaatgtgaattaaattatttttgtataatttaatatttgagcgaacttaaaaatagcttataaaattcggacaaatttggacatccggacaacccggttttaaaataaaccagGTTTGGACATGCcaagtttgtccggatttaaaaccggggcgggtccggacacaagtttttctatttatattagtagttgtccggacccgaTTTTGTCCGGACCcaaatttttgccacccctactAGAAAATACGCTCACCAAGATCTGATGCCCAGTT contains:
- the LOC120249359 gene encoding LOW QUALITY PROTEIN: uncharacterized protein LOC120249359 (The sequence of the model RefSeq protein was modified relative to this genomic sequence to represent the inferred CDS: inserted 2 bases in 1 codon; deleted 1 base in 1 codon), yielding MNKTSNIYQYYKLHFLCYSLAPLVVSSSFLAFTPSISTNADIISALSKTLIHFPTLTANLSTDSFGRPSLTIGGPNGGALIVEATVSSKLEDHMPLTPSTGFRLLHPGIKEEKYLLQLQLNRFQCGGLVIGVTSHHRVADGQSMGSFFVAWGKMVYGIPIDSLPVYNQSWFKPREPPLVQFDHWETHFIPLFPQPNEFIFTPVNADLSEITNMLLHFSPEFIMKLKAHTNKLSTDKHTTFETLSGYLWRKLTIAXDLDDEESSMVRVSMNGSRRLQPSVQPEFFGNLVLAAYPKAKAKALIKGGVAKAAGFFRKAVRALADDYFQSFIDFGESVIWKNARVETIGSKSNEVEGDVAKSPTAGKRTTRFKDLIAKIDSMQVAMEQREERLMAAMEHRDERVKMLKMSLQSISKFIEAQLVSTTVSSIATSQPSQSLKGDSSNAVAIPEAKSFTNRLVKLDFPRFDGEDVLYWVYKAEQFFKYYRIADDERLELASLHFAGPVVPWYQMVEKERKVKTWTALVEALEEAYGPSIFESPEFALFSLTQEDSVASYYANFLALANRVEGISSRVMISCFLSGLKKEIQRDVTPLEPQTLSKAASLAKLYEGKYPIMSTVHVKKPHFNPDISPSAIAEKMVTNLPKLLPAPNSTSQQPGVNGNSNSQPFKRINFNEMQLRKTKGLCFNCDEKYSPTHRCKNKRLLLLQWADEPPDTQDQEVAEFVMDMENSTSIEEVSPKSSLNAMNSVVASGTMRFTGSIKGQPVKILLDGGSDDNFIQPRIAKFLQLEIQSTAPFKVFVGDGNSLQVEGKVDPLQIKIQGCNLKIPAYLLPIAGTEVIMGASWLDTLGAHIMDYSSLSLQFYCDGKLVTFKGEKEYAPQQTTRHQLHRLHSVKSIVECYQMTVEPSEFSSQEIMSLPKAADMKADHTETILKLPEEMPDSLQQILFMYQRMLKEGLIELSNSPFSSPVILVKKKDGTWRFCTDYRALNAITVKDSYPIPAVDEFLDELHGAKIFSRLDLRSEYHQVLIHREDKYKTAFRTHHGHFQWLVMPFGLTNAPATFQSLMNGIFQFAMRKFVLIFFDDILVYSMDWDSHLEHLEIVLITLCKHQLFAKYSKCEFGLRQIEYLGHTVSAEGVQMEQTKVEAILQWPPPSNIKQLRGFLDLSGYYRRFISNYASIAHPLTDLLKKDAFQWSPLAHEAFQQLKQKITAAPVLKLPDFSKMFMLETDASGIGIGAVLSQEQHPIAFFYKKLTTAMQKQSAYVRELFAVTEAVGKFRHYLVGHRFIIRTDQAALKHLCQQTIQTPEQQRWLPKLLGYDFSIEYKPGRENIPADALSRCCLMALSTRSCFVTSQLHQLQQQDAFCIQIVTTIQQGTNCDVKYSMRQQLLCYNDRIVVPNNSEIREQLLQEYHATKVGGHAGSLRTYARLSAQFFWQGLRRDVAAFVKKCMICQQAKSDHTHPGGLLQPLPIPQKIWEEIAMDFIMGLPASRGFTVILVIVDRLSKFGHFIPLKNDFSSTTVATAFIANIFKLHGVPKSIVTDRDRIFISRFWKSLFHAMGTTLSMSTAYHPQSDGQTEALNKCLEMYLRCFVSENPKTWLDLLPWAQYWYNTSFHCSAGMTPFQIIFGREPPSLITYYSNDHDPPDIATLLHQRDQVLQHLKQNLFKAQQHMKKMADKRRKAVVKRIGTVAYQLALPEAARIHSVFHVSLLKKYEGDTGSQANIIPLPLLTTEAGPTLQPISILQQRQIIRNNQLVEQVLIQWEGSIVHENSWEDVDHIRTYYPRFNLEDKVKKKRGSNVMNGESLAGESVIWKNARVETIGSKSNEVEGDVAKSPTAGKRSKRERRSNHYPGNLLLRIHYTSWLEIGFDEVDFGGGGKLCAFLPSWTPSEALVIFVPSFSHVGGVDVFAPLLEKHAERLREISHFLD